CTCTCCCTTGACCAACATTCCATGACCCCACTAAGATCTTCATACTTTCTCCTCTTGTGTATTCATCCTCTTTTGAAGACAATGCAGAGCGTATTAAATTGTCAATTGGCCCAGGAGACGTGAGGTGCCATCCACGTATACCACCATGAATTGCCATGCTGAAAACATAACCTCCACCTATAGCCATCTTTATAACAGGACTACTATGAGAAACCCACCCAGCCAAAAGATTTCCTTCAAGGTCTAATAACTGCACTACACCACTAGCATATCCAACCCATAACCGTGGACCATGGGTGCAAAAGCATAGAACAGTTGAGGGATGATGAGTGAAATCTTGGACACGGTTTCCATTTGAATCCCACTGTATAACTAAACCATGTGAACCTCCACTCCAAATCGTTCCATCAGAAGTTAATACTAGGGCCTCAGTTTTCTTGGTATCTTCATTAAATGCCCCTGTACCTCTTGTAGCTACTCTGCGTACAGCATCTGCTGCCCCCATTAAAGCATTCCTTGATCGCTGCAGAAACCCCTGTGGCTTATCTTTCTTGGATGTAGAAACAAATTTTACTTTCATCTCATCCTCTACTATCTGATCCTGTGGCACTGGCATCTCAGCTCGATTTTCAATTTGACCATCAATGTTAAACACTTTAACAAGTTCCTTGTTCCGAGCATCCCTACATAACAAACCAACTTTCAGACTTCTATGTATATTTACTATCAGGTGTCATTTTGGATTGTTCATCATCTTATCATTCTATGCTTTACATGGTGAGCTAACAGAACAATTAGAAAATAGAGGAAGGCGAAGGGCATACCATAATGAGAAGGATAGAGAAGTGGCACACCACACCCTTCCTCTGGCATGATCAGACAGCATAGCCTTAATATCTGAAGAAGAAATGTTGCATACACCATTCACAGTAACCTGGCTTCTCAAGTCCACATTCGACCTCTCAACTAGGAGGGCGGCCATGTGTTTTTCCTCTGCTGATAGAGACAGCGATTTCTCTATCGAGTCCCATGGCCAAATTTTGATCACGCCCCCTTCTCCGCCAGACCACAGGTCCCCTACAGAACAAAAAAACTCTAAGTTCATACAAGTTTGAACCATTGATATGAGATACTGCTATAACATTTCAACAATTATAACTTCCACCATTTTTCCAATTCCTTGAATCAAAAATTTAACTTGCAATCAAGAATATTGACCATCTCATTTACCCAGTTAAATCATATATAACAAATTTGATTCCCTGCAACCTTTATTACCAATCAACCCATTTTCATTCTCACTCAacccaaaacataaaaattCAACACAATGTATTAGTGTATTACCATTATCAACAATATCCcagaaattaaattgaaaaacaaacaaaagatgATCCAATTTACCATAGCAAGACATGATCATGGAAAGAACAGGTCCCTTGTGAGCTTGCCAACCAAGACCTTCACGAAACGGCTGCGAATCATCAGAAGGAATCTCAGTCTGATCCATCTTCCAGGACCTAATTTTACCATCCTTATGCCCAGTCCAAACCAGTCTATTCCCATGATCAACCACCATACACATTGTAGGCGAAGTCACCGCTGACTCATAAAACGGCGACGTATCCTCATCCCCTCTTTTCCCTTTCCCACAATACCCAGCACCGGCCTCGTAGGCGTCATCAAAGTTCCAGAACCTGACCCCATTCTCCTGCCCCGCCCACAGCTGACTCTCCGTACACCCTATCGTACGCAAGAATCTCCCCACCTGCGTCTCTCTCAAGGGGTGAGGCCGGAGCTCCAATGCCGGAGGCCGTGTCGGGTGGACAGCAGACCTCGTCGGTGCCTTGAAAATCCCGGTGCCGCCGCTCGCGGTGAACTCCTGCATTGCGGGGCGTTGATCGTCTTCATCGGAGAAGGATGAAGCCCCGGTGGTAGTGGTGGGGGAAGGGAGCGAAAAGGAGTGATCGTAGCGGGGGTTGACGCCGGCGCAGGTAATATATGACGTGGAGGCGTAAGGGAAGAAGTCACCATCTTCGTCGGAGTCATTATAGAAGGGCCCACCAAGGTGGcgttgttggtggtggtggttggagATGGCGTTAGTGATTTTGGCTTCGTCAAGGGAATGGTTTCTGAGCTGGTTGGCACGCTTGGAGCCGGCGTCATTAGATGCGGTGGCGGTGGAGATAGTGGTGGTGCCATGGCGATGCTGAGAGCTGAGAGAATGGGCTTTCCGATTAGTGGGACCATTTTGGGGGTGAGTTAATAAGACATCTCTGTCTTCGTCGTCCATTATTGGCGCGCACGCGATTGACTTTGATTGTTGTTATTTTGTTGatcaccaaaaaaaacaaaagaaataaaaaaaagatgTTGTGAAAATGGAGAAAAGTGAGAGAatctggaggagagagagataaGGAAATGAGGAGGAATGGTAAGAGAGAAAGGGGAAGTTTGAAAGGGGGGAGTGGATTAGCGGGAAGAAAGGAGTTGTTAACGGACAAGAACGTTTTTAGTTCTTCAGAGACATGAGAGAGAgaacaatgtttttttttttttttttactacccCTTCAATACTTATACATGTATCGAGTCACCTCAAATCACATAAATGATTAATTACACGATGATAGTTGGGTTGTGTGATGTTTGACTATCAATAGAACTTTCCATACACTCATTTAAGAACGACAGATTATTGATATTGTGtttataaattttcaaaaagataacttttacccaaattttttaattctttaaacttttatattatgaaaagaaaaaaaaaattaatgaataaacatttaaagggttaaatagtTAATTTTACAAGGTATACAATACTAAGATTTTTATATAAGTTCAgcataaatataaaaaatatatgtaaTAAATGGTCAACTTAAAATTAGTAAACATGATATACATTATATAATGTACTCCACACCTATTGTACACATACTATTAATGTTTTGCCATTTGTAATTTTTTCTTCTCATAAACCATTAGTTTTAAACATCTTAATTAGGGAAGTAACACCATTCTAAGTTTACATTGAGAATTGATGATATAAATGTAATCCACACAAAAAAGGGTGTGTTTTAACTTGCTAAAAAGACAAGACAAGTCAAAGAAGGTTTTATAATGGGGGGAGTTGTCGAGTTCAGAACCCAACCAAACAGGGTATCAAAATAAACTTGTCGTATATAAAAATGTTTGACTTGTGTTTACATCGTTTGGAAGAGTTGGATTTGTGGGCGCCCATAAACTTACTTCTTCAATCACTTCTtcaatcttcatcttcatcttcatcttcatcttcatcttcaatcACTTCTtcaatcttcatcttcatcttcatcttcatcttcaatcACTTCTtcaatcttcatcttcatcttcttaAATCTTAATGCCTTTCAACTTACTTACCATAATCTCTGGTGGCCCCACTTACTAATTGAACAAGAGATGAGAAAGAAAAAACTGCCTTATTGCTAGATGGATTACAAAAAACTAGGATTGATTTTATCACGAAAAGGAATCTATCTTATTGAAATAATAATGTAATTCTAGGACCAATATATCTTAGTATGAATATGGAACCTTTTTTTTCCCATTTAGTGTCAATCAGCTGTATGAATGTGGATTAAGGGCATGTTGAGTGTGACAATAATATGATTACCACTTGATACCAATAGGTACACCCACCACTCTTTACCTTGATGTCAAAATATTGTCACATTTCTTAAATAGTGATAAATAGATGATGATTGGATTTGGAGTGACAAACTAGTCAAATGAATGAATGATGTGGAGGTGAGATAATAGAATTCAACCACcattagtactccgtataaaactTTGTTATTGTGTTGACCAAGCGTATATTGAGAGTTGGAATAATATGACAACTAATTATACATGGAAGAGATATATACCAACAACTAGAATGTGAATATGATAATAtgttaatttgattaattttgtttattCATTTAGGCTCTattttgttcgacttattttgactaattatttcaaacaaaataagttcagataaattcagctaagttcagttaagttcagttatgTTCaggtaagttcagataatataagttcagcaaaaataagttttttacagatattttcacacacaaataattttatttcagacaaataagttttttcagataagttcagataagttcggttaagttcatataagttcaaataatataagttcagtcaaactAAGTCCAATAGAATGGAGCCTTAATTACACTCGTTTTTCCAAATAActaaatcaatcaattaatccAAAGTAATTACAACAAACTTGTCCACACTAAAATGAAACACAATCGTTAACAATAAGTGTATTCTAACATTAACATTAAAATTACACTATGATCTGCCCATCCTAAAATTAAACTCGTCTGAATTTTGATTCCAAGTTCTCTCCTAGCCTGATATCTTGATTCCCATTCGTGAATAATGTAATTTGTCAATCTTTTCCAACTCGTTGGTATGGATGGTAACGGAAAATTGGGAGTCATATCCAATAGAATATAGTGATTACCATTTACAAATGCAAACACAATCTCTTTGGTTGACTTAGTGGCTTTATACCTGTTTTTCAATGGAAGAATGGTGAAGTTTGGAAGTAAACCGCCACGATTGCCGATACTCAAGATGACAACGAGTGCATTGAAGTGTGTAGCAAGCGGCCACAAGTCACAATCGTTAACCATCCAATGTTAACGTTTGTTAATATATATAACAAACATtaacattatatatatataataacattaacattatatatatatatatatatatatatatatatatatatatatatatatatatatatatatatatatatatataaagtagTACCTGATGAAGATCTTGTTTGTTGGGTGCTCGATGACGACGCCCCTTGTTCACAACTCCCGCGAGGACCCATGTTACACACATGTTTGATGAATCAGAGATTCCTTGTAGTGGAGTTTCTTTGTTTCCGTGGTCTCCCTCTCCTAGTTAAGTAGGGTTTCGGTTCCTCATAATCCACATTCTCGGGATGAAACTAATCGTGAACGATACTCAAAATATCTCGAACAACTGCAATATCTCGTGCTAATACGTCAAGGGATCAAAATTGCTCAACAACTTGTGCGGACTCCTCCACAAACTCAGGAATGTCCTCCCCATCTCCAATCTTCAAGGTCTTCCAAATCGATGGACAAGGTAAATATACAACCAATTCCACCTTGGACCGCCTTATATATGTTGCAATCACATGGGAGTCCATAAGTGGACAATTTAGCACAACCACACCTCTCAAAAAATTCGGTACTTAACTGTTGCATCCTCGTATGTTCTTCCAAAATAAGCTCCAAAGCATGATGGGACACACAACCAACAAGGTGTTGGTATAGATAACTCTTAAACAACGCACTATGTCGTCATCTCGAACCCTCTAATCCATTTTTAATCTCTGCGACATGATTATTGATCGAAGCATGCACTTTTCTAAAAATAATATCCAATGACCCTTGCGAACTGCCAAGCTAACTCTTCACGACAGGGTTTTGACCCTCGACCCTACAAGTCATTATGTTGCCAAAGTGAAGGACCTCATTCGTCCAAGCTAGAACAAACTTCTGCCTATGGTCGGTAAGCCGTGTGTTGTGCACATAATCGATAACGCTCTGCCATCTTGCATCCCGATCTTTCATGCTTGCAACTGCACGATCGTATTCTCCCTGAGTCGTAACCtccatgattcttttccaaacCCCGTTCTTGAACGCGTGACCAACATCCTTGCTCGTGTTGCACAAAAATGATACATGGGCCTCCACATCATTGTTGATATGCCAAGtacatagaaaatgttagaatTTGGGAATACCTCGATACCGGTCTCATAAGACGACCTCTTTGTCCGTCAAGATTGCCGAGGGAATGATGGTCTCCTCGGAGCAACTTCAACTTCTGTAACACCTATCGGTAGCTCGTTGTATTCTCGTTTTTCATAAACGCATAAgcgattatgaaattatgatttTTCGGTGTCATACCAACAATCTCCAAGAAATGAAACTTGTATATGTTTGTCTTGTACGTCGAATCCAAGACAATAACCAGTGGATATGTTTGTAACACCTCCACCTTTGCAGGGTGAGCTAAGAATGTGCGGGTAATGACTTTACTCGAACGGTCACTGCATGAGACCCGGTTTATGTAGGTGTGCTCTCTCGCTAGATGCAACATTTTGTCAGGTACGTTTCTTCCTTTTGAACTGCTCGTCTAATCTTATCTTTGAAGTTTTAAATATGCCTCATGTTGGGATATTCATCTGGATGCTTGTTTTTAATGGCTACCATAATATTTTTTGGTTTATCTTGTGCATCCTTCATCTCACCAATAACTTCACTTGCACCCTGACTAAGACCGTTAACACCACGGTGACACTCGGGATATACAATCAATGTGTGGTTATGGGTGCCACGATCATGAAGCAACTCAATAACCCAATTATTTTCTTCTACTCATTGTTGTTCACTCTTAATCATAAACCGACCACCACATGCCTTACTCTTTGTGTTTGGCCGTTTTGCGGTCTCTGGATCCTATAATTGTTTTCTCTCCTTCCTCGGTCGCATTTCAAATACCGGTATATTCGACCATCTTTTCGCATCGTTTTGTACGAGCTACTTATCAAGATGAAACCAGATCCGATAGCCACTTGCTTTGCCCAATTCGCTGCGTTTTCAAAGCCATCGAATATTTCATTTATCCCAAATCGAACACTATAATCAACACCGTCGCCACCATAATCCGAAAATAGGGCTTATAATAAACCAGAATAACTTTACTTAATATGTTACGCCCACATTTATAGTGTATAACGAATTTACTTAATTATTATCGTAATTACGAAAATAACAATAGTGAATTATATGAACAACTAAAGAAAAattaacgaaaaataataaccttaagtaaatattaataatatacttaataaaaattaaatcaaCAAATTATATTCTACAATAATTTAGGGTCCGTTCAGCATTATTGTCAGTTTTCTATTTTTTCAAAACAGAAAACTGATTTTAGTTAACAAATAATTTCTAAAATCACTAACACTCGTTTATGAAATACTTTACCCATACATTCTTAATTAACACTAATTTTTAACATTAATTCTTAATAAACGCTAATtttaaacaataataatccctAATATGCAGTAATAATATGCCCTAATTCGACCCATActacgtaaaaataaaaaataaaaaaaaaagtttgaattttataataaaacCCGTGCAATTATGTGCACGCTAGCCATGTCTGCCAAGCACAAGATCTGCTTGGTGGCCATGGAAGCCAAGCAATATCCGTGCGCGACTGACATGGTAACCAAGCAATAGCCGTGCGCGGCAGTGCattagtaaaaataaaaataaaaaccttCAAATTTTATTACCACCTCCGACGATTCCATTCGATAAACGATACTGCTCCATCCGGCTTTGCTAACGCACCAGCTCCGTCCAACTCTGCAGATGCACCAGCTCCGTCAGCTCCAACGTCAAGTTCCGGCgataaaaggaaagaaacaCAAGTTTTCCAGCTAGATTATGTTGTAGCTAAATGAGGGACGGATTTTGACTAcgtagttttttttaaaaagtgacCGGAATTTATGGTTTCCTGCCTGAAAACACCAAGACTGTCGGAGGGGAAAGTGGGGGGGATGGGTGCAAGTTGGGTAAAAAAAATGAAGGGAGGGGATAACACTTTATAAGGGTAAAAGTATACTTTCACTCTTAAAACACAGGCGTCGAATAGCGATAACGATACACTAATTCATTCCTTCCTTTCTTTCTAGGTATGACCCAAAATAACATTTTGTAGTTAGGGGTCACTGGAAAGGCAAAGTGATAGTTGTCATGCAAAACACAAAGTGTTGGATATCAAAATGCAGCTTACTCGTTAATACAAGAAACCTAAACTATTGAATTATATGGATATGACGAATCTATTAAATAATGGATTTCATGGATAATGATGTTATATACCTATAAATATATATGGAGGGTATGATTATGGTAATGATTAATGAAGATTACGTATTAATTAGGagcaaaacaaaacatgataagGCACACACTGCATATGTCCCCCATGCAGTTACATGATCTAAGTCAACCTCCCCGGAGAGGAAACAACTTGATCTCAGATTCTGAGTTGACCTGTTTTTGCCAGAGCAAAATAACACATTCGACTAGCATCTATCTCACACCCGAGTGGCTCATAAGTTGGCCCATGGCAGTCAGGCCGATTCATCTTGGATGTACTATGTCTAGGGTGTATGTGAGCATGACAGGATTGCCTTGTACACTTGTACTTGTACTACATAGTACATATACCTAACTTTATAGAAATTGTTTATAACTTCACACAGTTCAATGATTTATAGAGAAAATGGTAATTTTATAGAAATTGTTTATAACTTCACATATACTGTAAGAATCATTTTAACCTTGTGAATAACTGAATATGACCAACATTCACCAGATAATTGTGTGAACATGATCAATATTGACCTGATAGTTTACTCAATTAGCTTCTTCTGTGCATGAAGTTCTTTCAGGCTTCAGCTTCTTATAGACATGTACATGAAAGCACTTCCTCATTTGACCTTCATGCACACCCAGACATGATTAAATCATCCACTACA
This genomic stretch from Spinacia oleracea cultivar Varoflay chromosome 3, BTI_SOV_V1, whole genome shotgun sequence harbors:
- the LOC110793551 gene encoding type I inositol polyphosphate 5-phosphatase 13 isoform X2; the protein is MDDEDRDVLLTHPQNGPTNRKAHSLSSQHRHGTTTISTATASNDAGSKRANQLRNHSLDEAKITNAISNHHHQQRHLGGPFYNDSDEDGDFFPYASTSYITCAGVNPRYDHSFSLPSPTTTTGASSFSDEDDQRPAMQEFTASGGTGIFKAPTRSAVHPTRPPALELRPHPLRETQVGRFLRTIGCTESQLWAGQENGVRFWNFDDAYEAGAGYCGKGKRGDEDTSPFYESAVTSPTMCMVVDHGNRLVWTGHKDGKIRSWKMDQTEIPSDDSQPFREGLGWQAHKGPVLSMIMSCYGDLWSGGEGGVIKIWPWDSIEKSLSLSAEEKHMAALLVERSNVDLRSQVTVNGVCNISSSDIKAMLSDHARGRVWCATSLSFSLWDARNKELVKVFNIDGQIENRAEMPVPQDQIVEDEMKVKFVSTSKKDKPQGFLQRSRNALMGAADAVRRVATRGTGAFNEDTKKTEALVLTSDGTIWSGGSHGLVIQWDSNGNRVQDFTHHPSTVLCFCTHGPRLWVGYASGVVQLLDLEGNLLAGWVSHSSPVIKMAIGGGYVFSMAIHGGIRGWHLTSPGPIDNLIRSALSSKEDEYTRGESMKILVGSWNVGQGRANPESLKSWLGSVVSDVGIVVVGLQEVEMGAGFLAMSAAKETVGLEGSAIGQHWQDAIGRILDEGVAFERVGSRQLAGLLIAIWVRKNLRMHAGDLDVAAVACGFGRTIGNKGGVGLRLRVHDRIICFVNCHLAAHLEAVNRRNADFDHIFRSMVFSRQSHLLNVAAAGASSATQVLRTANGAGSNSEERTDLSEADMVVFLGDFNYRLFGISYDEARDFVSQRSFDWLREKDQLRAEMKAGKVFQGMREAMIKFPPTYKFERHVAGLGGYDSGEKKRIPAWCDRVIYRDCRNGPVSECNLNCPILAAIQMYEACMDVIDSDHKPVRCKFSVRLARVDRTVRRKEFGEVMNTSEEVKTLLREFSEIPETIVSTGSITLQNQETSVLQIINKSKDEKVVYHILCEGQCTINVNGEPTDLNPRGSFGFPSWLEVTPACGAINPEQSMDVTVRHTESHTLGDFVEAVPPTWYSEDTRDKEVVLSVQIRCSSSMEFKTHRIRVRHCYSTRPLRIESRTNSANRRGNNNRSESQRRDNNPDMVDRG
- the LOC110793551 gene encoding type I inositol polyphosphate 5-phosphatase 13 isoform X1 encodes the protein MDDEDRDVLLTHPQNGPTNRKAHSLSSQHRHGTTTISTATASNDAGSKRANQLRNHSLDEAKITNAISNHHHQQRHLGGPFYNDSDEDGDFFPYASTSYITCAGVNPRYDHSFSLPSPTTTTGASSFSDEDDQRPAMQEFTASGGTGIFKAPTRSAVHPTRPPALELRPHPLRETQVGRFLRTIGCTESQLWAGQENGVRFWNFDDAYEAGAGYCGKGKRGDEDTSPFYESAVTSPTMCMVVDHGNRLVWTGHKDGKIRSWKMDQTEIPSDDSQPFREGLGWQAHKGPVLSMIMSCYGDLWSGGEGGVIKIWPWDSIEKSLSLSAEEKHMAALLVERSNVDLRSQVTVNGVCNISSSDIKAMLSDHARGRVWCATSLSFSLWDARNKELVKVFNIDGQIENRAEMPVPQDQIVEDEMKVKFVSTSKKDKPQGFLQRSRNALMGAADAVRRVATRGTGAFNEDTKKTEALVLTSDGTIWSGGSHGLVIQWDSNGNRVQDFTHHPSTVLCFCTHGPRLWVGYASGVVQLLDLEGNLLAGWVSHSSPVIKMAIGGGYVFSMAIHGGIRGWHLTSPGPIDNLIRSALSSKEDEYTRGESMKILVGSWNVGQGRANPESLKSWLGSVVSDVGIVVVGLQEVEMGAGFLAMSAAKETVGLEGSAIGQHWQDAIGRILDEGVAFERVGSRQLAGLLIAIWVRKNLRMHAGDLDVAAVACGFGRTIGNKGGVGLRLRVHDRIICFVNCHLAAHLEAVNRRNADFDHIFRSMVFSRQSHLLNVAAGMRCLLLYCVVGLCIYLFWMLYCSGFPLLLSLAAGASSATQVLRTANGAGSNSEERTDLSEADMVVFLGDFNYRLFGISYDEARDFVSQRSFDWLREKDQLRAEMKAGKVFQGMREAMIKFPPTYKFERHVAGLGGYDSGEKKRIPAWCDRVIYRDCRNGPVSECNLNCPILAAIQMYEACMDVIDSDHKPVRCKFSVRLARVDRTVRRKEFGEVMNTSEEVKTLLREFSEIPETIVSTGSITLQNQETSVLQIINKSKDEKVVYHILCEGQCTINVNGEPTDLNPRGSFGFPSWLEVTPACGAINPEQSMDVTVRHTESHTLGDFVEAVPPTWYSEDTRDKEVVLSVQIRCSSSMEFKTHRIRVRHCYSTRPLRIESRTNSANRRGNNNRSESQRRDNNPDMVDRG